Proteins from a genomic interval of Calorimonas adulescens:
- the secF gene encoding protein translocase subunit SecF, protein MFDFIGKRNIFFVISLVVILAGIVATFVYGVQFGIDFTGGTIIQINIGKEFNNSDIYEILNKYNVGKDSFVQQAGDYRHEVIIKTVDMPDEQRQSIINDILKKYDLKNDAILSINKVGPTIGSELRRNALIAVVVTSVAMLIYIAIRFEYKFGVAAIIALIHDLLVTYAVYALFKIPINSSFVAAMLTILGYSINDTIVIFDRIRENLKNSKSKMTIEELINKSISQTMTRSINTVLTTLFTITILYFIGPSSIKEFALPLIVGIASGAYSSIFIASPIWYLWKRNEKSVKSTAKSGLRTT, encoded by the coding sequence ATGTTTGATTTTATCGGCAAGAGAAATATATTTTTTGTTATATCTCTAGTAGTAATACTGGCTGGTATAGTTGCCACATTTGTCTATGGAGTGCAGTTCGGCATTGACTTTACCGGAGGTACGATAATCCAGATAAATATAGGCAAAGAATTTAATAACAGCGATATCTATGAGATTTTAAACAAGTATAATGTTGGAAAGGATAGTTTTGTACAGCAAGCTGGGGATTATAGGCATGAGGTGATAATTAAGACTGTTGATATGCCTGATGAACAGAGACAGAGTATAATAAATGATATACTTAAAAAATATGACCTAAAGAATGATGCTATACTCTCAATAAATAAGGTAGGTCCAACCATTGGGAGCGAATTACGAAGGAATGCATTGATTGCAGTCGTCGTTACCTCTGTGGCTATGCTCATATATATTGCCATAAGGTTTGAATATAAGTTTGGCGTTGCGGCTATAATTGCATTGATACATGACCTGCTTGTGACATATGCCGTGTATGCCCTTTTTAAGATCCCGATTAACAGTTCTTTTGTTGCAGCGATGTTGACGATACTTGGTTATTCTATAAACGATACTATAGTTATATTTGACAGGATAAGAGAAAACCTCAAGAACAGCAAGAGCAAAATGACTATAGAGGAGCTTATCAACAAAAGCATAAGCCAGACAATGACAAGGTCAATAAATACAGTGCTGACCACGCTGTTTACAATTACAATACTTTATTTCATAGGTCCAAGCTCTATAAAGGAATTCGCATTGCCATTGATTGTTGGTATTGCCAGTGGTGCGTATTCTTCAATCTTTATTGCTTCACCAATATGGTACCTTTGGAAGAGAAATGAAAAGAGCGTAAAATCTACTGCGAAATCGGGTCTGAGGACCACATAA
- the secD gene encoding protein translocase subunit SecD yields MRVKNAVKFAIIIAIIAIVSFVMLQGITIGSFKIEPIKNSIRQGLDLKGGVYAIMEAQGNVTQDDISKAIVVINDRVNALGVTEPIIVPEGTNRIRVELPGVSDPESAINFLGQTAQLQFIGPDGKIVLTGADVKDSRAVLGKDEMGVETPQVTLSLTPDGAKKFADATEKYLNQQISIVLDDKVISAPVVRSKITGGEAVITGLENFDEASKLAIQIRSGALPVPLKPIEIRTVGPTLGQDALTKSIQAGIYGVLLVMLFMLAYYKLPGFVADIALVIYIIISFIVFAAIKVTMTLPGIAGVILSIGMAVDANVIIFERIKEELKNGKSLRASIDQGFSRALVTVVDSNVTTLIACAVLFFLGEGSIKGFAITLSIGVLASMLTAVVLMKYILNTVVGMNITKNPKLFGL; encoded by the coding sequence ATGAGGGTAAAAAATGCAGTAAAATTTGCCATAATTATAGCAATTATAGCTATCGTATCCTTTGTGATGTTGCAGGGTATAACTATAGGAAGCTTTAAGATTGAGCCTATCAAGAACAGTATACGCCAAGGTCTTGACCTGAAAGGCGGTGTTTATGCCATCATGGAGGCACAGGGTAATGTGACTCAGGATGACATATCAAAAGCCATTGTCGTAATAAATGACAGGGTAAATGCTTTAGGTGTTACAGAACCCATTATTGTACCTGAAGGTACAAACAGGATACGGGTTGAACTTCCCGGTGTAAGTGATCCTGAAAGTGCTATTAACTTCCTTGGACAGACAGCCCAGCTTCAGTTTATTGGTCCAGATGGGAAGATAGTTTTAACAGGTGCTGATGTAAAAGATTCAAGGGCTGTACTTGGTAAAGATGAGATGGGAGTGGAAACCCCACAGGTTACACTAAGTTTGACCCCGGATGGAGCCAAGAAGTTTGCTGATGCCACAGAAAAATATTTGAATCAACAGATTTCCATAGTCCTTGATGACAAGGTGATATCTGCTCCTGTAGTTAGGTCTAAGATTACGGGTGGCGAAGCAGTAATCACCGGCCTTGAGAATTTTGATGAGGCATCAAAGCTTGCGATTCAGATAAGGTCAGGTGCTTTGCCTGTACCCCTAAAGCCTATTGAGATAAGAACAGTGGGGCCAACTCTTGGACAGGACGCGCTTACCAAGAGCATACAGGCTGGCATATACGGGGTACTTCTTGTCATGCTATTTATGCTTGCATATTATAAATTGCCAGGATTTGTAGCAGACATAGCATTGGTGATTTATATTATAATTTCATTTATAGTTTTTGCAGCTATCAAGGTTACAATGACACTTCCAGGTATAGCCGGTGTTATACTTTCAATTGGTATGGCAGTAGATGCCAATGTAATTATCTTTGAAAGGATAAAAGAAGAGTTAAAAAATGGAAAGAGCCTCAGGGCGTCAATAGACCAGGGGTTTAGCAGGGCTTTAGTGACTGTTGTGGACTCAAATGTTACGACACTCATTGCCTGTGCTGTCCTTTTCTTCCTTGGGGAAGGGTCGATCAAAGGTTTTGCTATTACCCTTTCCATAGGTGTCCTGGCCAGCATGTTGACCGCAGTGGTCTTAATGAAATATATATTAAACACTGTCGTTGGTATGAATATTACAAAGAACCCGAAGTTATTCGGTCTATAA
- a CDS encoding TIGR04086 family membrane protein: MDREMASSFRSVIKSVLIGYIIAIIIFLIYGMLLRFTSVSESSMPIVTRVVSAATIFLSGILSARQTRSKGWITGGLAGFIYTALLLVFSMILLKEFQPDTNLLVDIAVGILVGTLGGILGVNL; this comes from the coding sequence TTGGACAGAGAAATGGCGAGCTCGTTTAGAAGTGTTATCAAAAGCGTGCTTATAGGATATATAATTGCCATAATCATATTTTTAATTTACGGAATGCTACTCAGGTTCACTTCAGTTTCCGAAAGTTCCATGCCGATTGTAACAAGAGTTGTGTCGGCTGCTACCATATTTTTATCTGGCATTCTGTCAGCAAGACAGACAAGAAGCAAGGGATGGATAACCGGTGGACTGGCTGGATTTATATACACAGCACTCTTATTAGTATTTTCAATGATATTACTTAAGGAATTTCAGCCTGATACAAATTTGTTGGTAGACATTGCTGTTGGAATACTTGTGGGAACACTTGGTGGTATCTTAGGGGTAAACCTATAA
- a CDS encoding adenine phosphoribosyltransferase, whose amino-acid sequence MDLTTIKSMIRIKEDFPKEGISFKDITPVINDAKAFRYVIKKMCEDFYGRDIDLVVGPEARGFIMGSAMAYELGTGFVPVRKPGKLPADVEKYEYQLEYGMDALEIHRDAIRPGQRVIIVDDLLATGGTVSATAHLVESLGGIVEAFVFLIELTELGGRERLKNYDVKSLVEYPV is encoded by the coding sequence ATGGATCTTACAACTATTAAATCCATGATCAGAATTAAAGAAGATTTTCCCAAAGAAGGTATAAGCTTTAAAGATATTACACCAGTGATAAATGACGCTAAAGCTTTTAGATATGTGATAAAAAAAATGTGCGAGGACTTCTACGGCAGAGATATTGACCTTGTTGTTGGCCCTGAGGCACGGGGGTTTATTATGGGTTCGGCAATGGCGTATGAGCTGGGTACGGGATTTGTCCCGGTACGTAAACCAGGTAAACTTCCAGCCGATGTGGAGAAATATGAATATCAACTGGAATATGGCATGGACGCTCTTGAAATACATCGGGACGCAATAAGGCCTGGCCAGAGGGTGATAATAGTTGATGATCTTTTAGCTACAGGCGGAACAGTTTCAGCCACAGCCCATCTGGTAGAATCATTAGGTGGTATAGTAGAGGCATTTGTTTTTCTCATTGAGCTTACAGAGCTTGGTGGGAGAGAACGCTTGAAAAACTATGATGTAAAAAGTTTAGTGGAATATCCGGTTTAA
- the scfB gene encoding thioether cross-link-forming SCIFF peptide maturase, translating to MIHRFKIDGLNIVLDVNSGSIHLVDDLTYDILELYPNHMEDEIVELLKFKYGEEEITEAINEVNELVEGGQLFSMDPGMGYSMNGYKPVVKALCVHPAHDCNLKCDYCFASSGSYNQDRCYMSLETGRQCVDFLIKNSGNTKLLEIDFFGGEPLMNFDVVKDMVYYAKQKGMEHNKEFSFTITTNATLLDDGAIDFINENMYNVVLSLDGRKEVNDRFRHNHANEGTYDIVLKNINKLLSKRGDKEYYIRGTYTRCNLDFTEDVRAIADLGYKEISLEPVVSKDERFALTEDDLPSIFSEYEKLMRFCLEREREGKPINFYHFNIDLNGGPCILKRITGCGAGFEYLAVDPSGKIYPCHQFVGMDEYVMGNIFDGIKDENIGKAFLNSNIYTKEECRNCWAKFYCSGGCHASNIKIGGGLDKTYRLGCEITKKRLEYAIAMQLKKMVGESS from the coding sequence ATGATTCATAGATTCAAAATTGATGGGCTAAATATAGTGCTGGATGTAAACTCTGGGTCTATTCACCTTGTAGATGATTTGACCTATGATATATTGGAACTTTATCCCAACCATATGGAGGATGAAATAGTTGAACTTTTGAAATTTAAATACGGTGAAGAAGAAATAACAGAAGCAATAAATGAGGTAAATGAGCTTGTTGAAGGTGGACAACTGTTCTCAATGGATCCCGGTATGGGTTACAGTATGAATGGCTATAAACCAGTAGTTAAGGCTTTATGCGTACATCCTGCGCATGACTGCAATTTAAAATGTGACTACTGCTTTGCGTCATCAGGAAGCTATAATCAAGATAGATGCTATATGAGTTTGGAAACAGGGAGACAGTGTGTAGATTTTCTAATAAAAAACTCAGGAAACACTAAATTGCTGGAGATAGACTTTTTTGGTGGAGAACCGTTGATGAATTTTGATGTTGTGAAAGACATGGTGTACTATGCGAAACAGAAGGGCATGGAGCATAATAAAGAATTCAGCTTTACCATAACCACAAATGCAACCCTATTAGATGATGGGGCAATAGATTTTATAAATGAGAACATGTATAATGTGGTCTTAAGTCTTGACGGCAGGAAAGAGGTCAACGATAGGTTTAGACACAATCACGCCAATGAAGGTACATATGACATTGTTTTAAAAAATATAAATAAACTATTAAGCAAAAGAGGAGACAAAGAGTACTACATAAGGGGCACATATACAAGGTGTAACCTTGATTTTACAGAGGATGTAAGAGCCATTGCCGACCTTGGTTATAAAGAGATTTCCTTGGAACCTGTAGTATCAAAAGATGAACGATTTGCATTAACGGAGGATGATCTGCCATCAATCTTTAGTGAGTATGAGAAACTTATGAGATTTTGTTTAGAAAGGGAAAGAGAGGGGAAACCTATAAACTTTTATCACTTTAATATAGACCTAAACGGTGGTCCATGTATACTCAAAAGGATAACAGGTTGCGGGGCAGGGTTTGAATACCTGGCGGTTGACCCATCAGGTAAGATATATCCCTGTCATCAGTTTGTAGGGATGGATGAATACGTTATGGGCAATATTTTTGATGGGATAAAAGATGAAAATATAGGAAAGGCGTTTCTAAACAGCAATATATATACGAAAGAAGAGTGCAGAAACTGCTGGGCAAAATTTTACTGCAGCGGCGGTTGTCATGCATCCAACATAAAGATTGGCGGCGGGCTTGATAAGACGTACAGACTGGGTTGTGAGATAACTAAAAAACGGCTGGAGTACGCAATAGCGATGCAGCTAAAGAAAATGGTAGGTGAATCTTCATGA
- the yajC gene encoding preprotein translocase subunit YajC, with translation MNQTMVLIIELVVFVGIFYLLIILPQQQRDKKEKEMLASLTPGDEIITKSGIYGKILNIKDDAVTIEVGADKVKLKIAKWAVGGILNKAPSKENKVEKEDKKEGNNQ, from the coding sequence ATGAACCAAACGATGGTCCTGATAATTGAGCTGGTGGTTTTCGTAGGTATATTTTATCTCCTTATCATACTGCCACAACAACAGAGGGACAAAAAGGAAAAAGAGATGTTGGCCTCGCTAACACCGGGAGACGAGATCATAACCAAAAGTGGCATTTACGGGAAAATACTCAACATTAAAGACGATGCAGTAACTATAGAGGTTGGTGCAGACAAGGTGAAACTGAAAATAGCCAAGTGGGCTGTTGGTGGTATACTAAATAAGGCGCCGTCAAAAGAGAACAAAGTGGAAAAAGAAGATAAAAAGGAAGGAAACAACCAGTAA
- a CDS encoding RelA/SpoT family protein, which translates to MLDDLLYKVMEYNKNANIELIEKAYNYAVDKHASQMRFSGEPYIIHPTAVAEILADLQIDTPTICAGLLHDVIEDTDTTYEQLKNEFGSEIADLVDGVTKLGKLSNTTKMDDQTKKENRDSSTRVEEQAENMRKMLLAMSKDIRVILIKLADRLHNMRTLKYMPPDKQREKAQETLEIYAPIAHRLGISKIQWELEDLSLRYLDPEGYYDLVEKVAKKRAQREEYIKNIIKELKGKMDEVGIKATIDGRPKHFYSIYKKMKEQGKNFEQIFDLTAIRVIVDTVKDCYGVLGIVHTMWKPIPGRFKDYIAMPKPNMYQSLHTTVIGPGGETFEVQIRTWEMHRTAEFGIAAHWKYKEGKRNEDQFDEKLAWLRQLLEWQGELKDAREFMETLKIDLFTDEVYVFTPKGDVINLPIGSTPIDFAYTIHTDIGHKCVGAKVNGKLVPLDYRLNNGDIVTIITSTSPDRGPSRDWLSIVKSSQAKNKIKQWFKKERREENIARGKDIIEHELLRIRRLKDVSNEEILEEVAKRIGIKSVDDLYAAIGYGGLATSQIMPRIREIYKERKELTRGGVEEGRTEARPKKERREKTENGIRVPGVDNILIRIAKCCSPVPGDEIIGYITKGRGVSVHRVDCPNVNGPSVDKSKLITVDWGSRVTDTYQADIQVYAIDRYGLLSEITGVLSDNKVPVKAVNARTGRDNRAVINMTLEINTKDELEKIMTRLKGLNGVKDVFRINAV; encoded by the coding sequence ATGTTAGATGACCTGTTATATAAAGTCATGGAGTACAACAAAAATGCAAATATAGAGCTTATTGAAAAGGCATATAACTATGCCGTAGATAAACATGCCAGTCAGATGCGTTTTTCTGGTGAACCATATATAATACATCCAACAGCGGTGGCTGAAATATTGGCTGATTTGCAAATAGATACGCCAACTATTTGTGCTGGCCTGCTCCATGATGTCATTGAAGATACGGATACTACCTATGAGCAGCTCAAAAATGAGTTTGGCAGTGAGATAGCAGACCTTGTTGATGGTGTCACTAAACTTGGCAAATTGAGCAACACTACAAAAATGGATGACCAGACAAAGAAAGAGAATAGGGACAGCTCTACAAGAGTTGAGGAACAGGCAGAAAACATGCGCAAGATGCTGTTGGCCATGTCAAAGGATATAAGGGTAATACTTATTAAACTGGCCGACAGGCTTCATAACATGAGGACGCTTAAATATATGCCTCCGGATAAGCAGAGAGAGAAAGCTCAGGAAACGCTGGAGATTTATGCCCCAATAGCGCACAGGCTTGGTATTTCCAAAATACAATGGGAGTTAGAGGATTTGTCCTTGAGATATCTTGATCCTGAGGGATATTACGACCTGGTAGAAAAAGTTGCAAAAAAAAGGGCACAGAGAGAAGAATATATAAAAAATATCATTAAAGAACTTAAGGGAAAAATGGACGAGGTTGGCATCAAAGCTACCATTGACGGTCGCCCCAAACATTTTTATAGCATATATAAAAAGATGAAAGAACAGGGTAAGAATTTTGAGCAAATATTTGACCTTACTGCTATCAGGGTGATAGTAGATACAGTTAAAGACTGCTATGGGGTACTTGGTATTGTGCACACGATGTGGAAGCCTATTCCGGGGCGATTTAAAGATTATATTGCTATGCCCAAGCCTAATATGTACCAGTCTCTCCATACAACAGTAATAGGTCCGGGCGGAGAAACTTTTGAGGTACAGATAAGGACATGGGAGATGCACAGAACAGCGGAATTTGGCATAGCAGCCCACTGGAAATATAAGGAAGGTAAAAGGAATGAGGATCAGTTCGATGAAAAACTTGCATGGTTAAGGCAACTTTTGGAGTGGCAAGGTGAGCTAAAGGATGCCAGGGAGTTTATGGAGACACTTAAGATAGACCTTTTTACTGATGAGGTCTATGTGTTTACGCCCAAGGGTGATGTCATAAACCTGCCAATTGGCTCAACACCTATAGATTTTGCTTATACGATTCATACTGATATAGGACATAAGTGTGTCGGGGCAAAGGTAAACGGCAAGCTTGTACCACTGGATTATAGGTTAAATAATGGGGATATAGTGACAATCATTACCTCGACAAGTCCTGACAGGGGTCCAAGCCGTGACTGGCTGAGTATCGTAAAAAGTTCTCAGGCAAAAAATAAGATAAAGCAGTGGTTTAAAAAGGAGAGAAGAGAAGAAAATATTGCAAGAGGTAAGGATATAATTGAGCATGAGCTTCTCAGGATACGCAGATTGAAAGATGTTTCCAATGAGGAAATATTGGAAGAAGTGGCGAAGAGGATAGGAATAAAAAGCGTGGATGACCTTTATGCTGCTATAGGATATGGTGGCCTGGCCACTTCTCAGATAATGCCGCGAATACGGGAAATATACAAAGAACGCAAGGAATTAACAAGGGGTGGTGTAGAAGAGGGCCGAACTGAGGCAAGACCTAAAAAAGAAAGAAGAGAAAAGACCGAAAACGGCATACGTGTGCCTGGTGTGGATAACATTCTTATCAGAATCGCTAAATGCTGTAGCCCTGTACCTGGAGATGAGATAATTGGCTATATCACTAAGGGAAGAGGTGTGTCTGTACACAGGGTTGATTGTCCTAATGTAAACGGTCCAAGTGTAGATAAAAGCAAGCTTATAACAGTTGATTGGGGTAGCAGAGTAACTGATACCTATCAGGCTGACATACAGGTTTATGCTATAGATAGATATGGTTTGCTTTCAGAAATTACCGGAGTGCTTTCGGATAATAAAGTTCCAGTAAAGGCCGTAAACGCCAGGACAGGTAGGGATAACAGGGCTGTGATTAACATGACCCTGGAAATAAATACGAAAGATGAACTAGAAAAGATAATGACCCGTCTTAAAGGGTTAAATGGTGTAAAGGATGTATTCAGGATAAATGCTGTTTGA
- a CDS encoding phasin family protein, translated as MLREAILMGLGALYMTRDKAEEISQELIRRGELAKEEKSDFISKLMDNADKQKNMLKEKLEKEFNAMVKEANLITRDEYEELLSKINELNIRLAELENKFDKE; from the coding sequence ATGTTAAGAGAGGCCATTCTGATGGGGCTGGGGGCTTTATATATGACCAGGGATAAGGCTGAAGAAATATCTCAGGAACTCATCAGACGCGGTGAGCTGGCTAAAGAAGAGAAAAGCGACTTCATATCAAAGTTAATGGATAATGCGGATAAGCAGAAGAACATGTTGAAGGAGAAGCTCGAAAAGGAGTTCAATGCCATGGTGAAGGAAGCAAATCTCATTACCAGAGATGAGTATGAGGAACTGCTTTCGAAGATTAATGAATTAAACATAAGATTGGCAGAACTCGAAAATAAATTTGATAAGGAGTAA
- a CDS encoding ABC1 kinase family protein, translating into MDIFKIHVKKRNLLRLSKIVDTFVKYGIYEIADRITYRMLPRNRAIEKIPFENRVRQCFQELGPTFIKFGQILSTRTDIIPERLAYELSHLQDDVEPFETAKAYQIFEDEIGQPLSDVFVKFDPVPIASASIGQAYSAVLKNGSEVIVKIQRPGIEDTIESDLDILFEIARFLDKRDEEGSVSYTEVIEEISRSIMGELNYLQEGRNTEKFKELYKDDPSVYIPRIYWDYTSKKVLTMERVNGIPVREIEKIKGAGYNIRKIAELGAFTFMKQVFLFGYFHGDPHPSNIFVQSDERIALIDFGVVGHLDRHLMKFVRTLFMSFIRQDVDMVIDGLGELHALDSDTDYIGLSRELGAMFNELYLNPLENVQLEEILHRFMNIIYKFHVRLPADFTLLVKALITIEGVGRQLDPEFKLSEAASQFLLQNLSDIYDYRSMIKEGFDNVKNSVWNTVRIPNQLSKILKKLENNDMDLKIKFVETQKIRNDINYASNKLSLSVLVAAMSISSAMFMQIDIKPYIFGMPFIGFLTFTITAILGFWLLFSTIFHRPR; encoded by the coding sequence ATGGACATATTTAAGATACATGTAAAAAAAAGGAACTTATTAAGGTTAAGTAAGATAGTAGATACATTTGTCAAATATGGGATTTATGAGATAGCTGACCGTATCACTTACAGGATGCTACCGAGAAATAGAGCGATAGAAAAGATACCCTTTGAAAACAGAGTAAGACAGTGCTTTCAAGAACTGGGTCCAACTTTTATTAAGTTTGGCCAAATTTTAAGTACGAGAACAGATATTATACCAGAAAGGCTAGCATATGAACTTTCGCACTTGCAGGATGATGTGGAACCCTTTGAAACTGCCAAAGCATACCAGATATTTGAGGATGAGATTGGTCAGCCTTTATCAGATGTTTTTGTGAAGTTTGATCCTGTACCAATTGCTTCAGCATCGATAGGACAGGCATATAGTGCTGTTCTTAAAAATGGCAGTGAGGTGATTGTAAAAATCCAGCGTCCCGGAATTGAAGATACCATTGAGAGCGATTTAGACATCCTGTTTGAAATTGCAAGGTTTCTGGACAAGAGAGATGAGGAAGGGTCTGTTTCATATACCGAGGTGATTGAAGAAATATCAAGAAGCATAATGGGAGAACTGAATTATCTTCAGGAGGGGAGAAATACAGAAAAATTTAAGGAACTTTATAAAGATGATCCGTCTGTCTATATACCCAGGATATATTGGGATTATACCAGTAAAAAAGTTCTTACGATGGAGCGTGTTAATGGTATACCAGTAAGAGAGATAGAAAAGATAAAGGGTGCCGGGTATAATATAAGAAAGATAGCTGAGCTGGGCGCCTTTACATTTATGAAACAGGTATTTCTTTTTGGGTATTTTCACGGAGATCCACACCCCTCAAATATTTTTGTTCAATCAGATGAAAGGATAGCCTTGATCGATTTCGGGGTTGTAGGTCATCTGGATAGACATCTTATGAAATTTGTAAGAACATTATTTATGTCTTTTATACGTCAGGATGTAGATATGGTAATAGATGGGCTTGGAGAGCTGCACGCCTTAGATAGCGATACCGATTACATAGGGCTTTCGAGAGAGCTAGGCGCCATGTTTAATGAACTTTATTTAAATCCACTGGAAAATGTGCAATTGGAAGAAATTTTACACAGATTTATGAACATAATATACAAATTTCATGTTCGCTTACCGGCTGACTTTACACTCTTGGTGAAAGCACTTATAACCATTGAAGGGGTTGGGAGACAATTGGATCCCGAATTTAAACTTTCCGAGGCTGCCTCCCAGTTTTTGCTCCAAAATTTATCTGATATTTATGATTATCGGTCAATGATTAAAGAAGGATTTGATAATGTTAAGAACTCAGTATGGAATACCGTTAGGATTCCTAACCAGCTTTCAAAAATATTAAAAAAACTGGAAAATAATGACATGGATTTAAAGATCAAATTCGTTGAGACGCAGAAGATACGCAATGATATTAATTACGCTTCCAATAAGTTATCTTTAAGTGTCCTTGTGGCTGCTATGTCAATATCATCTGCCATGTTTATGCAGATAGACATTAAACCATATATTTTTGGAATGCCGTTTATAGGGTTTTTAACATTTACTATAACTGCGATTTTGGGATTCTGGTTGTTGTTCAGCACAATATTTCACAGGCCAAGATAG
- a CDS encoding lipopolysaccharide assembly protein LapA domain-containing protein yields MKGQYYIILVLIFAILVSIFAISNAAPVDINFLYWHYTISQALVILLSAATGAVAIGIVGVFGQVSHGIKVRGLNNRIKNLEKENEELRVQLQGLQREIEAATGRDTHVSKDEDESNNQTYGKEHPNES; encoded by the coding sequence GTGAAGGGTCAGTATTATATAATACTTGTCTTGATATTTGCCATTTTAGTATCTATTTTTGCAATCTCTAATGCTGCTCCAGTTGATATTAATTTCTTATACTGGCATTACACTATATCGCAGGCACTGGTAATCTTGCTGTCTGCTGCCACAGGTGCTGTTGCCATAGGGATAGTAGGGGTATTCGGGCAGGTAAGCCATGGTATTAAGGTAAGGGGTTTAAATAACAGGATTAAGAACCTTGAGAAAGAGAATGAGGAATTAAGGGTTCAGCTTCAGGGACTACAAAGAGAGATTGAGGCTGCAACCGGTAGAGATACACATGTATCAAAGGACGAAGATGAAAGCAATAACCAGACATATGGGAAAGAACATCCGAATGAAAGTTGA
- the scfA gene encoding six-cysteine ranthipeptide SCIFF has product MKHIRTLNVPQNKVNISDCEGCHASCQSACKTSCTVANQKCPKN; this is encoded by the coding sequence TTGAAACATATTAGGACTTTAAATGTACCTCAAAATAAAGTGAATATATCTGATTGTGAGGGATGTCATGCCTCGTGTCAGTCTGCATGCAAAACCTCCTGCACAGTTGCAAATCAAAAATGCCCAAAAAACTGA
- a CDS encoding gamma carbonic anhydrase family protein, translating to MILQYNSKKPVISPKAYILEGATIIGDVHVDDFSSVWYGSIIRGDVNKITIGKYTNIQDGCVIHVNENSETHIGNYVTVGHKAVVHGCTIGDYVLVGMGAIIIDNVSIGDNVIIGAGALIAGRKSIPSNCLVYGNPARIVRELNEDEIRHIRDSALNYSKLAFEHIAAIK from the coding sequence ATGATTTTGCAGTATAATTCCAAAAAACCTGTTATCAGCCCTAAAGCTTATATATTAGAAGGTGCTACTATCATAGGCGATGTACATGTAGATGATTTTTCCAGTGTGTGGTATGGAAGTATAATAAGGGGTGACGTCAACAAGATTACCATAGGAAAATATACAAACATACAGGACGGCTGTGTGATTCACGTAAACGAAAACTCCGAAACACATATAGGGAATTATGTTACTGTTGGACATAAGGCTGTAGTTCACGGATGTACCATAGGTGATTATGTTCTTGTTGGGATGGGTGCCATAATTATAGATAATGTATCAATAGGAGATAATGTCATAATTGGTGCCGGCGCTTTAATAGCAGGGCGTAAAAGCATTCCTTCAAACTGTTTAGTGTATGGCAACCCAGCAAGGATCGTAAGGGAGCTTAATGAAGATGAGATAAGGCATATAAGAGATAGTGCTTTAAATTATAGTAAACTTGCTTTTGAACATATTGCTGCCATTAAATAA